The DNA segment GGTGACCGGGATCCACATCGGCCAGCTGTTCAGCGGCTTGCCCCCGACGATGATCGGGTAGTCGATCACGGCGCACCAGTACTGCAGCCCGAACCCTCCGACGCAGCCGATCAACCCGCCCAAAAAGACGATGCGCGGCAGCCGCCCGCGCGTCCGGTATCCGAGCGCCTCCCCTAGCTCCTCGATTGGGAACGGCGAGTAGCCGTCCATCACCCGGTATCCCGCCTCGTTCGCCTTCTGTGCCGCGTTCACGAGCGACGTCGGGTCGTAGAACTCCGCCATCAACCCGTACAG comes from the Candidatus Polarisedimenticolia bacterium genome and includes:
- a CDS encoding DUF3341 domain-containing protein, with the translated sequence MATTETPLYGLMAEFYDPTSLVNAAQKANEAGYRVMDGYSPFPIEELGEALGYRTRGRLPRIVFLGGLIGCVGGFGLQYWCAVIDYPIIVGGKPLNSWPMWIPVTFEMTILVASLAAVLGMLALNGLPRPYHPVFNVPEFRLASRDKFFLCIEAKDPKFDLDQTRQFLEKLSPGHVYEVES